In a genomic window of Helianthus annuus cultivar XRQ/B chromosome 10, HanXRQr2.0-SUNRISE, whole genome shotgun sequence:
- the LOC110884903 gene encoding uncharacterized protein LOC110884903 isoform X2, producing the protein MASKDQDLVKHGTNLPNYLYQYEGKTGNTLEKMYNFGVLDWSRVENWKSNTKVITKTNNQPLENKSGKLSYDNLPRSDQQASKGSLLNSSLSRKFNSSLEKISKSFIFKTSSTYKHLKSGLITYKISKDLHSFNLKKENGSIVSSTVHKAEQNSSNVKALLKLTMKNGIPSFETVEGNSSNSLTAVVNKLPSGKDDTSLTYTFYSVHDIGKMNQVWKKQDYNIVGNMKICSSYHAEFSGLERDLFVVRESVLYGPDCSKVVELAAIIAKNTSKENFGGLGSSKSTVVILPGGNHSLPNSGQPSPLIDRWRSGGICDCGGWDIGCELTVLTNQNETTEVSNPSSSNRIDLCYQGRHNKEHAFSYK; encoded by the exons ATGGCATCTAAAGATCAAGACCTAGTGAAACACGGCACAAACTTGCCTAATTATCTTTATCAGTACGAGGGGAAAACTGGAAATACACTAGAAAAAATGTATAATTTTGGAGTTCTTGATTGGAGTCGTGTAGAAAACTGGAAGTCAAACACAAAAGTCATCACGAAAACAAATAATCAACCACTGGAAAACAAGTCGGGTAAATTATCTTACGACAACCTCCCTCGGTCAGATCAACAAGCATCAAAAGGTTCACTGCTCAATTCATCTCTCAGTAGGAAGTTTAACTCCAGCCTCGAGAAAATTTCAAAAAGCTTCATCTTCAAAACCAGCTCAACATATAAGCATTTGAAGTCCGGGTTAATAACTTATAAAATTTCAAAAGATTTGCACAGTTTTAACTTGAAGAAGGAAAATGGAAGTATAGTTTCTTCTACGGTTCATAAAGCGGAACAGAATTCGTCTAATGTGAAGGCGCTTCTAAAGCTTACGATGAAGAATGGAATCCCGTCGTTTGAAACTGTGGAAGGTAACAGCAGCAACAGTTTAACTGCTGTTGTAAACAAGCTACCATCTGGAAAGGATGATACAAGCTTAACTTACACGTTCTATTCGGTTCATGATATCGGTAAAATGAACCAAGTTTGGAAGAAACAGGATTACAACATTGTGGGAAATATGAAGATTTGTAGTTCATATCATGCTGAATTTAGTGGGCTAGAAAGGGATTTGTTTGTGGTGAGAGAATCCGTTTTGTACGGTCCAGATTGCTCGAAAGTTGTGGAACTTGCGGCTATTATTGCTAAGAACACGAGTAAGGAAAACTTTGGAGGTTTAGGGAGCTCAAAAAGCACGGTGGTTATTCTTCCTGGTGGTAATCATAGTTTACCGAACAGTGGTCAACCGTCTCCGTTGATTGACAGGTGGCGGTCTGGTGGGATATGTGATTGTGGCGGTTGGGACATCGGTTGTGAGTTGACGGTTCTTACCAATCAGAATGAAACGACTGAAGTTTCAAATCCATCTTCCTCAAATCGTATCGATCTTTGTTACCAG GGGAGGCACAACAAGGAACATGCTTTTAG TTATAAGTAG
- the LOC110884903 gene encoding uncharacterized protein LOC110884903 isoform X1 has protein sequence MASKDQDLVKHGTNLPNYLYQYEGKTGNTLEKMYNFGVLDWSRVENWKSNTKVITKTNNQPLENKSGKLSYDNLPRSDQQASKGSLLNSSLSRKFNSSLEKISKSFIFKTSSTYKHLKSGLITYKISKDLHSFNLKKENGSIVSSTVHKAEQNSSNVKALLKLTMKNGIPSFETVEGNSSNSLTAVVNKLPSGKDDTSLTYTFYSVHDIGKMNQVWKKQDYNIVGNMKICSSYHAEFSGLERDLFVVRESVLYGPDCSKVVELAAIIAKNTSKENFGGLGSSKSTVVILPGGNHSLPNSGQPSPLIDRWRSGGICDCGGWDIGCELTVLTNQNETTEVSNPSSSNRIDLCYQGRHNKEHAFRLAPLENGFYSLEYNASSMSFLQAFSICVAVISSQSLTHIFQVNRLQDANDFIKPLMTRHRKVKSQTFVHPPITSV, from the exons ATGGCATCTAAAGATCAAGACCTAGTGAAACACGGCACAAACTTGCCTAATTATCTTTATCAGTACGAGGGGAAAACTGGAAATACACTAGAAAAAATGTATAATTTTGGAGTTCTTGATTGGAGTCGTGTAGAAAACTGGAAGTCAAACACAAAAGTCATCACGAAAACAAATAATCAACCACTGGAAAACAAGTCGGGTAAATTATCTTACGACAACCTCCCTCGGTCAGATCAACAAGCATCAAAAGGTTCACTGCTCAATTCATCTCTCAGTAGGAAGTTTAACTCCAGCCTCGAGAAAATTTCAAAAAGCTTCATCTTCAAAACCAGCTCAACATATAAGCATTTGAAGTCCGGGTTAATAACTTATAAAATTTCAAAAGATTTGCACAGTTTTAACTTGAAGAAGGAAAATGGAAGTATAGTTTCTTCTACGGTTCATAAAGCGGAACAGAATTCGTCTAATGTGAAGGCGCTTCTAAAGCTTACGATGAAGAATGGAATCCCGTCGTTTGAAACTGTGGAAGGTAACAGCAGCAACAGTTTAACTGCTGTTGTAAACAAGCTACCATCTGGAAAGGATGATACAAGCTTAACTTACACGTTCTATTCGGTTCATGATATCGGTAAAATGAACCAAGTTTGGAAGAAACAGGATTACAACATTGTGGGAAATATGAAGATTTGTAGTTCATATCATGCTGAATTTAGTGGGCTAGAAAGGGATTTGTTTGTGGTGAGAGAATCCGTTTTGTACGGTCCAGATTGCTCGAAAGTTGTGGAACTTGCGGCTATTATTGCTAAGAACACGAGTAAGGAAAACTTTGGAGGTTTAGGGAGCTCAAAAAGCACGGTGGTTATTCTTCCTGGTGGTAATCATAGTTTACCGAACAGTGGTCAACCGTCTCCGTTGATTGACAGGTGGCGGTCTGGTGGGATATGTGATTGTGGCGGTTGGGACATCGGTTGTGAGTTGACGGTTCTTACCAATCAGAATGAAACGACTGAAGTTTCAAATCCATCTTCCTCAAATCGTATCGATCTTTGTTACCAG GGGAGGCACAACAAGGAACATGCTTTTAGGTTGGCTCCACTTGAGAATGGATTTTACTCACTTGAATACAATGCATCATCAATGTCTTTCTTACAAGCATTCTCCATTTGTGTTGCAGTTATAAGTAGCCAAAGTTTAACTCACATTTTCCAAGTTAATCGTCTTCAAGATGCTAATGACTTCATTAAACCCTTAATGACAAGGCATCGAAAAGTCAAAAGTCAAACCTTTGTACATCCACCCATCACGAGTGTATAG
- the LOC110884903 gene encoding uncharacterized protein LOC110884903 isoform X3, which produces MASKDQDLVKHGTNLPNYLYQYEGKTGNTLEKMYNFGVLDWSRVENWKSNTKVITKTNNQPLENKSGKLSYDNLPRSDQQASKGSLLNSSLSRKFNSSLEKISKSFIFKTSSTYKHLKSGLITYKISKDLHSFNLKKENGSIVSSTVHKAEQNSSNVKALLKLTMKNGIPSFETVEGNSSNSLTAVVNKLPSGKDDTSLTYTFYSVHDIGKMNQVWKKQDYNIVGNMKICSSYHAEFSGLERDLFVVRESVLYGPDCSKVVELAAIIAKNTSKENFGGLGSSKSTVVILPGGNHSLPNSGQPSPLIDRWRSGGICDCGGWDIGCELTVLTNQNETTEVSNPSSSNRIDLCYQL; this is translated from the exons ATGGCATCTAAAGATCAAGACCTAGTGAAACACGGCACAAACTTGCCTAATTATCTTTATCAGTACGAGGGGAAAACTGGAAATACACTAGAAAAAATGTATAATTTTGGAGTTCTTGATTGGAGTCGTGTAGAAAACTGGAAGTCAAACACAAAAGTCATCACGAAAACAAATAATCAACCACTGGAAAACAAGTCGGGTAAATTATCTTACGACAACCTCCCTCGGTCAGATCAACAAGCATCAAAAGGTTCACTGCTCAATTCATCTCTCAGTAGGAAGTTTAACTCCAGCCTCGAGAAAATTTCAAAAAGCTTCATCTTCAAAACCAGCTCAACATATAAGCATTTGAAGTCCGGGTTAATAACTTATAAAATTTCAAAAGATTTGCACAGTTTTAACTTGAAGAAGGAAAATGGAAGTATAGTTTCTTCTACGGTTCATAAAGCGGAACAGAATTCGTCTAATGTGAAGGCGCTTCTAAAGCTTACGATGAAGAATGGAATCCCGTCGTTTGAAACTGTGGAAGGTAACAGCAGCAACAGTTTAACTGCTGTTGTAAACAAGCTACCATCTGGAAAGGATGATACAAGCTTAACTTACACGTTCTATTCGGTTCATGATATCGGTAAAATGAACCAAGTTTGGAAGAAACAGGATTACAACATTGTGGGAAATATGAAGATTTGTAGTTCATATCATGCTGAATTTAGTGGGCTAGAAAGGGATTTGTTTGTGGTGAGAGAATCCGTTTTGTACGGTCCAGATTGCTCGAAAGTTGTGGAACTTGCGGCTATTATTGCTAAGAACACGAGTAAGGAAAACTTTGGAGGTTTAGGGAGCTCAAAAAGCACGGTGGTTATTCTTCCTGGTGGTAATCATAGTTTACCGAACAGTGGTCAACCGTCTCCGTTGATTGACAGGTGGCGGTCTGGTGGGATATGTGATTGTGGCGGTTGGGACATCGGTTGTGAGTTGACGGTTCTTACCAATCAGAATGAAACGACTGAAGTTTCAAATCCATCTTCCTCAAATCGTATCGATCTTTGTTACCAG TTATAA
- the LOC110884902 gene encoding uncharacterized protein LOC110884902, whose translation MEVSNRIIRPISINNGSWFNNKDFSSMPCSCVSGFREKNIFSLQSWKQYKTVAICKPTREMNFELFSGCHVSKQNGIPIPLRNASSCFQKPCQVKREDSEGTLSSESIILDEQTLEQELQAAIQEENYSQAAKIRDNLKLLHEDSKAAVLAANTRFYNSFRNGDLAAMQALWSKSENTCVVHPGVSGISGYELVMGSWEYVWADYEFPLSIQVKDVQVYVRGDMGYVRCVEMVRTGGKSWGKQFATNVFEKIDGRWFICVHHASHVDCEV comes from the exons ATGGAGGTGTCAAATCGGATTATTCGACCAATCTCCATCAACAAT GGGAGCTGGTTCAATAACAAAGATTTTAGTAGCATGCCATGTTCTTGTGTAAGTGGTTTTCGAGAAAAGAATATATTTTCCTTGCAGTCTTGGAAACAATACAAGACGGTTGCGATCTGCAAACCCACAAGAGAAATGAATTTTGAACTGTTTTCTGGTTGTCATGTCAGCAAGCAAAATGGAATCCCTA TACCTTTGAGAAATGCatcttcatgttttcaaaaaccatgtCAAGTAAAACGAGAAGATTCCGAAGGAACCTTGAGCAGCGAAAGCATAATCTTAGACGAACAAACCCTCGAGCAAGAACTACAAGCCGCCATCCAAGAAGAAAACTACAGTCAAGCAGCCAAAATCCGAGACAACCTTAAACTCCTTCACGAGGACAGCAAAGCCGCAGTTCTAGCAGCAAATACACGCTTTTACAACTCATTTAGAAACGGCGATCTAGCTGCGATGCAAGCATTATGGTCAAAAAGCGAAAACACGTGTGTTGTGCACCCCGGTGTTAGTGGCATATCGGGATATGAACTTGTAATGGGGAGCTGGGAATACGTGTGGGCGGATTATGAATTTCCGTTGTCGATTCAAGTGAAAGATGTTCAGGTTTACGTTAGAGGCGATATGGGATATGTTCGGTGTGTTGAAATGGTGAGAACGGGTGGTAAAAGTTGGGGGAAACAGTTTGCGACTAATGTTTTTGAGAAGATTGACGGTCGATGGTTTATATGTGTTCATCATGCTTCTCATGTTGATTGTGAAGTTTAG